The nucleotide window gaagggggagtataTTCCTTCCGCTCTTTAATTTTCTGAAGGGCCCATCTCCCCTTCTGATCAGTGCTGCAGCTGGTCCACGCAGTTTCTGGAAGAGAGCTAGCTGAGTCCTGGCATACAGAAGCTTGAGAAACACTTGTTGGAATCTTTCCTCCActccctgtttttgttttttttttttgttttgttttgtttcattagaGCAATAAATGGTGAGGCATTTTGGAAAGAATTTACTTAGCCACTCCTATTATGACTCAAAATAATTTGTGATGCTGTGCTACTTCTCATGTCAAACTTATGTTCATATAAACCCGATGCATGTAAATAACTGGCATTTCTTCAAAagtggaaatgttttaaaatatatataatatagctAAATCTTGGggcaaaactgtaaaaaaaaaaaaaaaaaaaagtttaaaaaaagtgaagcataatGAAAGAATACCTGTTGGAAgaaatggtttacaaaaaaagATGGATAATGATTCTCCTTTAAATGAAAACCCTGACTTTCTCAAGAATTATCTGCACAAATGAGCTGTTGGTTTGTTTCTGCAATCTCTTTTCCTTTCAGCTTTTCaatctgtttttgttgttttattttgttaggaGCATCTAGTGTCCGGTTTGCTCACAGCGACGTTACAGTGCCAGATTTCTCAGATTATCGTCGACCAGATGTGTTGGACAGCACAAAGTCATCTCAAGACAGCAGTGATTCTAGAAAAGGATTTTCTTATTTGATAACGGGAGTAACAGCTGTTGCCACTGCATATACGGCAAAGAATATTGTCACCCAGTTTGTCTCGAGCATGAGTGCGTCTGCTGACGTGTTGGCAATGTCAAAGATTGAAGTCAAGTTGTCCGATATTCCAGAAGGCAAGAACATGGCATTTAAGTGGAGAGGAAAGCCTCTTTTTATTCGccatagaacccaagaagagatTGATCAGGAGGCCTCAGTCAACCTGGCTGAGCTAAGAGATCCACAACATGACTTGGACAGAGTGAAGAAACCTGAGTGGGCCATACTGATTGGTGTGTGCACTCACCTTGGCTGTGTGCCCATTGCAAATGCTGGAGATTACGGTGGCTATTACTGCCCCTGTCATGGGTCGCACTATGATGCATCAGGTAGAATCAGGAAAGGTCCTGCACCATATAACCTGGAGGTCCCATATTATGAATTTCCTTCAGATGACCTTGTGGTTGTTGGTTAATACGGTGGCGGTTAAATCACAGCCACTGTTTAGCCCATGGTGTGCACACTTTGGCTGGATATATTTAAGAAGTTCAGGTTCTTTAAAGCTAGTTAATCTTGAACACGTAAGCATTGATAATGTGGTGTCTCTTAAACATTGCTTTCAAGCAAGAGGCATTTGATGTTGAATGCATTTAATGCCCACTGGTGTTTAAGGTATTAATAAACAATTATCAAACACTGAtggttttgtcatttttttttattggtgctTATAAGTAATCTTTTCTGCAGAAAATATCTCCTAGGGTTGGTAAATAATTTAGTGTGTGTAATTTGAATTACATAGAAAAACACAAAGCTGATCATAATTTTTGGCTTCAGTGCTTTCTGTACAAACCAATCAAGTTATTAAATTGTAATGCACAATTCAAACAGCTTTATTTTATAGTGTTCCATTCCAACCCTTAATGGCTGCaacattttatgaatttttacaTAGTGGTTGACCTGGTGCCTGGTCTCTCATTTTGCATTGTGTTTGTGTGAGTTCCGAAAAGCTAAGCAGAAGCTGGCCTGGGCAATATTTGAATGTGAAATCTCATAGAAACATTGGGTACTGCTGGAAGTGGTGTTAATGGTTCAAGTAAGAGGCAGTATTCTCGAgtactccagtcctcgagagccacaaacagg belongs to Rhinatrema bivittatum chromosome 7, aRhiBiv1.1, whole genome shotgun sequence and includes:
- the LOC115095149 gene encoding cytochrome b-c1 complex subunit Rieske, mitochondrial-like is translated as MLSLAPRAGVFAPYLSASWYTVAGQLKPLAPGVAVSAEKVLLDVKKKFLCQESLSGQAPHGGFAVTVGFKGASSVRFAHSDVTVPDFSDYRRPDVLDSTKSSQDSSDSRKGFSYLITGVTAVATAYTAKNIVTQFVSSMSASADVLAMSKIEVKLSDIPEGKNMAFKWRGKPLFIRHRTQEEIDQEASVNLAELRDPQHDLDRVKKPEWAILIGVCTHLGCVPIANAGDYGGYYCPCHGSHYDASGRIRKGPAPYNLEVPYYEFPSDDLVVVG